A window from Aquiluna borgnonia encodes these proteins:
- a CDS encoding methylated-DNA--[protein]-cysteine S-methyltransferase: MDSILQASVSFDSPLGRLRVGATTKGLSAVDFVSHTGGPLDFSGDPTAREHCLAARDWLERYFEGEQNPYGGSLDLQGTVFQQEVWAQISRAGFGETLTYGEIASSIMRPLASRAVGAAVGANPVPLVIPCHRVLGSGGKITGYSGGEGIPTKQKLLKLEGIEYLA; the protein is encoded by the coding sequence ATGGACTCAATTTTGCAGGCAAGCGTAAGTTTTGACTCTCCACTGGGTCGACTGAGGGTGGGAGCAACCACCAAGGGCCTAAGTGCAGTGGACTTCGTCAGTCATACTGGCGGGCCGTTGGACTTCAGTGGGGACCCAACCGCCCGCGAACACTGCCTGGCTGCTCGCGACTGGCTGGAGCGCTACTTTGAGGGAGAGCAAAACCCCTATGGGGGCTCTCTAGATTTGCAGGGAACTGTTTTTCAGCAGGAGGTATGGGCTCAGATCAGCCGTGCGGGTTTCGGGGAGACGCTAACCTACGGCGAAATTGCTTCCTCCATAATGCGGCCCTTGGCCTCAAGGGCTGTTGGGGCAGCCGTGGGAGCAAACCCGGTCCCCCTCGTTATTCCCTGTCATCGCGTTCTCGGTTCTGGAGGGAAAATCACCGGTTATTCCGGAGGGGAAGGCATCCCCACCAAACAAAAGCTTCTCAAGCTTGAGGGAATCGAATACCTGGCATGA
- a CDS encoding DNA-3-methyladenine glycosylase I: protein MSHTRVHSDGIERCNWVTNDQIYIEYHDREWGTPNRNHQQLFEAICLESFQAGLSWLTILKRREGFRSAFEGFEVDVVAQFDELKIESLMQNPEIIRNRAKIQSAVKNARVVLDRQIDLVELVWRFAPDPIAKHPETFAWRATSAESDALSRELKKLGFSFVGSTTMYALMQSSGLIQDHAPGCFRNL from the coding sequence ATGAGTCACACCAGGGTGCACAGTGACGGGATTGAGCGTTGCAACTGGGTAACTAATGACCAGATTTACATCGAATACCACGATCGCGAGTGGGGCACGCCAAACCGCAATCACCAGCAACTCTTTGAAGCGATATGCCTGGAGAGTTTTCAAGCGGGGTTGAGCTGGTTGACCATTCTGAAGCGCCGCGAAGGGTTCCGAAGCGCATTCGAAGGTTTTGAAGTAGATGTGGTGGCTCAATTCGATGAACTGAAAATCGAATCACTCATGCAGAATCCAGAAATCATCAGAAATCGGGCCAAAATTCAGTCAGCAGTAAAAAATGCACGAGTTGTCCTAGATCGCCAAATTGACCTGGTTGAGCTTGTTTGGAGATTCGCCCCAGACCCTATTGCTAAGCATCCAGAGACTTTTGCATGGAGAGCCACAAGTGCTGAGTCCGACGCCCTAAGCAGGGAGCTGAAAAAACTGGGGTTTAGCTTCGTTGGTTCCACCACAATGTATGCCCTGATGCAGTCCAGCGGTTTGATTCAGGACCACGCTCCCGGTTGTTTTCGCAATTTGTGA
- a CDS encoding RNA polymerase sigma factor → MTEQEFNELFRAQQAELTRFTTRRAPVEDVEDLLSDLFALAWQKRDLIPRGLELPWLYKSARFLISNHNRKQAGRRIILSTLREPECAPSAESIALADVSLAAAWKRIAPREQEIISLWAFEGLEVAEIATVLGRSKNAIAIALSRAKSRLAQELEIENN, encoded by the coding sequence ATGACTGAACAAGAATTCAACGAACTTTTCCGAGCGCAGCAAGCGGAGCTGACACGCTTCACAACCCGACGCGCGCCAGTGGAGGACGTAGAGGATTTACTCAGTGATTTGTTCGCTCTAGCCTGGCAAAAGCGTGACCTCATCCCAAGGGGCTTGGAGCTCCCCTGGCTCTATAAGTCTGCAAGATTTTTGATTTCCAACCACAACCGGAAGCAGGCGGGACGGCGAATAATTCTTTCCACCCTGCGGGAACCAGAGTGTGCGCCGAGTGCCGAATCGATCGCCCTCGCCGACGTCTCCCTGGCCGCTGCCTGGAAACGGATAGCTCCGAGGGAGCAGGAAATCATCTCGCTGTGGGCCTTTGAGGGCCTGGAGGTAGCCGAAATCGCAACCGTGCTCGGTAGGAGCAAAAATGCGATTGCCATTGCCCTAAGCCGCGCAAAAAGCCGACTGGCCCAAGAACTTGAAATTGAAAATAACTAG
- a CDS encoding YaaA family protein — protein MLILLPPSETKRSGGVGISMNRQAIIWAALDPARDLLIQKLSRELKSKTKAIAALKLGKNPEADLLAMRNLMQAPTMPAIERYTGTLYDALDYQTLSDSAKQRVRTNLFIQSALFGLLPASEHIPYYRFSAGAKVPGVNLAKLWQQAHEAVWPRMIGPILDMRSKSYAALNPIPDRESYFVEVLDAKSGKALNHFNKKAKGAFVRAALENNLESAQQIPEIAKLAGLSARQLGDLIELSVPEGF, from the coding sequence ATGCTTATTCTGCTTCCGCCGTCAGAGACGAAACGCTCTGGCGGCGTTGGCATTTCTATGAATAGACAGGCCATCATTTGGGCGGCCCTCGACCCTGCGAGGGACCTACTGATTCAGAAGCTAAGTCGCGAGCTGAAATCGAAAACCAAAGCGATTGCAGCCCTGAAGTTGGGTAAAAATCCCGAGGCAGATTTGCTCGCAATGCGAAATTTGATGCAGGCGCCAACAATGCCCGCCATTGAGCGGTACACCGGGACGCTTTACGACGCCCTTGACTACCAAACCCTTTCGGACTCTGCCAAGCAGCGCGTCAGAACTAATTTGTTTATTCAGTCGGCCCTGTTCGGACTTTTGCCCGCCTCAGAGCATATTCCCTATTATCGATTCTCAGCCGGAGCGAAAGTTCCAGGGGTGAATCTGGCCAAGCTTTGGCAGCAGGCCCACGAAGCGGTTTGGCCAAGAATGATTGGACCAATACTGGATATGCGTTCCAAAAGCTACGCAGCGCTAAATCCAATTCCAGATCGTGAAAGCTATTTTGTTGAGGTGCTGGATGCCAAATCTGGAAAAGCTCTAAACCACTTCAACAAGAAGGCTAAAGGAGCATTCGTCAGGGCCGCCCTAGAGAACAACTTGGAGTCCGCCCAGCAAATCCCGGAGATAGCAAAACTGGCAGGCCTTTCGGCCCGCCAGTTGGGTGATTTGATCGAACTGAGTGTCCCAGAGGGCTTTTAG
- a CDS encoding F0F1 ATP synthase subunit epsilon, whose translation MARELNVDLVAADRKIWSGSATMVVAKTAEGEIGLLSGHEPMLAIMVPGQIRISLAEGQPVVAETTQGGFLSIESDTVTLVVRDATLVS comes from the coding sequence GTGGCAAGAGAGCTGAACGTAGACCTAGTGGCCGCAGATCGCAAGATCTGGTCAGGCTCAGCAACCATGGTGGTCGCTAAGACCGCCGAGGGTGAAATCGGTTTGCTGTCAGGTCACGAGCCAATGCTTGCGATCATGGTTCCCGGCCAGATTCGAATCTCCCTGGCTGAGGGCCAGCCCGTTGTGGCCGAGACCACTCAGGGCGGATTCCTCTCGATTGAGTCCGACACAGTAACCCTGGTTGTTAGGGACGCAACGCTGGTCAGCTAA